One Dioscorea cayenensis subsp. rotundata cultivar TDr96_F1 unplaced genomic scaffold, TDr96_F1_v2_PseudoChromosome.rev07_lg8_w22 25.fasta BLBR01000064.1, whole genome shotgun sequence DNA segment encodes these proteins:
- the LOC120253355 gene encoding ananain-like: protein MWALVRAVGRSRPCGRCRKAPHFSTGDFEAKIQRDNDASSITDLSSSRQNEGADNTTASHLTTNPFVNVYRALNDQKSMADRFERWIVEHGRHYKDASEKQLRFEIFKAKVAYIEYFNAGNHMYTLAINKFADLTKEEVTAQYTGFIPPGEDEDFGHIDSSSEDESLV, encoded by the exons ATGTGGGCGTTGGTGAGAGCCGTGGGGCGTTCACGACCTTGTGGTCGGTGCCGAAAGGCACCTCATTTCTCGACTGGAGACTTCGAGGCGAAGATCCAGCGGGATAATGATGCGTCTTCGATCACAGATCTGTCCTCATCTCGGCAAAACGAGGGTGCTGACAACACCACTGCCTCTCACT TGACTACAAATCCTTTCGTGAATGTATATCGTGCGCTGAATGATCAGAAATCTATGGCCGATAGATTTGAGAGGTGGATTGTTGAGCATGGTCGGCACTACAAAGATGCCTCTGAGAAGCAGCTTCGCTTCGAGATATTTAAGGCTAAGGTTGCGTACATTGAGTACTTTAATGCCGGGAATCACATGTATACGCTCGCCATAAACAAGTTTGCCGACCTAACAAAGGAGGAGGTGACAGCTCAGTACACTGGCTTTATCCCTCCTGGTGAGGATGAAGACTTTGGACATATAGATTCATCTTCTGAAGATGAATCCTTAGTGTAA